One genomic segment of Pseudonocardia sp. T1-2H includes these proteins:
- the lgt gene encoding prolipoprotein diacylglyceryl transferase, protein MSGALPGLVLAYLPSPDRGVWHLGPIPIRAYALCIILGIVVAVTWGEKRFVARGGEPGTVLDVAVFAVPFGLVGGRLYHLATDWRTYFGPGGDPIRALMIWEGGLGIWGAIALGAVGAWIGCRRRGVPLPFFADAVAPGILVAQAVGRLGNYFNQELYGGPTTAPWGLEIYERVDPATGLQDSLNGVAVGDPIAIVQPTFLYELIWNLIVAGLIVVADRRLRLGHGRVFALYVAGYTFGRFFIELLRTDPATRVFGDIRINVVVSAVVFVAAVVYFVLARGRGPREVPPTPATDPDAGDEPGEGDAATTDPDEKVPGTAGDRSS, encoded by the coding sequence GTGAGTGGCGCGCTGCCCGGCTTGGTCCTGGCCTACCTGCCCAGTCCTGACCGCGGGGTCTGGCACCTCGGCCCGATCCCGATCCGGGCCTACGCGCTCTGCATCATCCTGGGCATCGTCGTGGCGGTGACCTGGGGCGAGAAGCGCTTCGTCGCCCGTGGCGGGGAGCCCGGCACGGTCCTGGACGTCGCGGTGTTCGCGGTGCCGTTCGGCCTGGTCGGCGGCCGGCTCTACCACCTCGCGACGGACTGGCGGACCTACTTCGGCCCCGGCGGGGACCCGATCCGGGCGCTGATGATCTGGGAGGGCGGCCTCGGGATCTGGGGGGCGATCGCGCTCGGCGCGGTCGGCGCCTGGATCGGCTGCCGACGAAGGGGGGTCCCGCTGCCGTTCTTCGCGGACGCGGTGGCGCCCGGGATCCTCGTCGCCCAGGCCGTCGGGCGGCTCGGCAACTACTTCAACCAGGAGCTCTACGGCGGCCCGACGACGGCGCCCTGGGGCCTGGAGATCTACGAGCGGGTCGACCCGGCGACAGGCCTGCAGGACTCGCTGAACGGCGTCGCGGTCGGTGATCCGATCGCGATCGTGCAGCCGACGTTCCTCTACGAGCTGATCTGGAACCTGATCGTCGCCGGGCTGATCGTCGTCGCGGACCGCAGGTTGCGGCTCGGGCACGGCAGGGTGTTCGCGCTCTACGTCGCGGGCTACACCTTCGGCCGGTTCTTCATCGAGCTCCTGCGCACGGACCCGGCGACGCGGGTGTTCGGCGACATCCGGATCAATGTCGTCGTCTCGGCCGTGGTGTTCGTCGCCGCGGTCGTGTACTTCGTCCTGGCCCGGGGGCGAGGACCGCGCGAGGTGCCGCCCACCCCCGCGACCGACCCGGACGCCGGGGACGAGCCGGGCGAGGGCGACGCCGCCACCACGGACCCGGACGAGAAGGTGCCCGGCACGGCCGGCGACCGCAGCTCGTGA
- a CDS encoding anthranilate synthase component I produces the protein MTASLTAPAAALGTVTPSREEFRRLAENHRVIPVARRLLADDETPVGVYRKLAGGRAGTFLFESAENGRSWSRWSFVGARSAAALTTVDGEIRWTGEVPAGMPADGDVLDALRTVVEELHSETLPGLPPLTGGLVGYMGYDIVRRLERIGSAGNPPVDDLRLPELVMLLATDIAALDHHEGTVTLLANAINWDGSTERVDEAYDDAVARLDRMTDELSAPAASTVAAFTRVTEPEFLRRRTPAEHHAAIEVAKEQIRSGEAFQIVVSQRFEMDCEADPLDVYRVLRATNPSPYMYLLNLEDASGGTPFTIVGSSPEALVTVLDGQATTHPIAGTRWRGETDEEDELLEKDLRTDEKERSEHVMLVDLGRNDLGRVCEPGTVKVRNFFSVERYSHVMHLVSTVTGTLRADRNAVDAVLSCFPAGTLSGAPKVRAMQVIDELEPTRRGLYGGIVGYLDFAGNADTAIAIRTALVRDGRAYVQAGGGIVADSDPEAEDTECRNKAKAVLAAVATASTLAKPSMRR, from the coding sequence ATGACCGCCAGCCTCACCGCACCCGCCGCCGCGCTGGGCACGGTCACCCCGAGCCGCGAGGAGTTCCGCCGCCTCGCCGAGAACCACCGCGTCATCCCCGTCGCCCGGCGCCTGCTCGCCGACGACGAGACGCCGGTCGGGGTGTACCGCAAGCTCGCCGGGGGCCGGGCCGGCACGTTCCTGTTCGAGTCCGCGGAGAACGGCCGGTCCTGGTCGCGCTGGTCCTTCGTCGGGGCGCGGTCCGCCGCGGCGCTCACCACGGTCGACGGCGAGATCCGCTGGACCGGCGAGGTGCCGGCCGGCATGCCCGCCGACGGCGACGTGCTCGACGCCCTGCGGACCGTCGTCGAGGAGCTGCACAGCGAGACGCTGCCCGGGCTGCCCCCGCTCACCGGTGGTCTCGTCGGGTACATGGGCTACGACATCGTCCGGCGCCTCGAGCGCATCGGCAGCGCCGGGAACCCGCCGGTCGACGACCTGAGGCTGCCCGAGCTGGTCATGCTGCTCGCCACGGACATCGCGGCGCTGGACCACCACGAGGGCACGGTCACGCTGCTGGCCAACGCGATCAACTGGGACGGCTCCACCGAGCGCGTCGACGAGGCCTACGACGACGCCGTCGCCCGGCTGGACCGGATGACCGACGAGCTGTCCGCCCCGGCCGCGTCGACGGTCGCGGCGTTCACCCGGGTCACCGAGCCGGAGTTCCTCCGCCGCCGCACCCCTGCCGAGCACCACGCCGCCATCGAGGTCGCGAAGGAGCAGATCCGCTCCGGCGAGGCGTTCCAGATCGTGGTGTCGCAGCGCTTCGAGATGGACTGCGAGGCGGACCCGCTGGACGTCTACCGGGTCCTGCGGGCCACCAACCCCAGCCCGTACATGTACCTGCTCAACCTCGAGGACGCCTCGGGCGGCACGCCGTTCACGATCGTCGGTTCCAGCCCGGAGGCCCTGGTCACGGTGCTGGACGGGCAGGCCACCACGCACCCCATCGCCGGGACGCGCTGGCGCGGCGAGACGGACGAGGAGGACGAGCTGCTGGAGAAGGACCTCCGCACGGACGAGAAGGAGCGCTCCGAGCACGTCATGCTCGTCGACCTCGGCCGCAACGACCTCGGCCGCGTCTGCGAGCCGGGCACGGTCAAGGTCCGCAACTTCTTCTCCGTCGAGCGCTACAGCCACGTCATGCACCTGGTCTCGACGGTCACCGGGACGCTGCGCGCGGACCGCAACGCGGTCGACGCCGTGCTGTCCTGCTTCCCGGCCGGCACCCTGTCCGGCGCGCCGAAGGTCCGCGCCATGCAGGTGATCGACGAGCTGGAGCCCACCCGGCGCGGCCTCTACGGCGGGATCGTCGGGTACCTGGACTTCGCCGGGAACGCGGACACCGCGATCGCGATCCGCACCGCGCTGGTCCGGGACGGACGCGCGTACGTGCAGGCGGGCGGCGGGATCGTCGCGGACTCGGACCCCGAGGCCGAGGACACCGAGTGCCGCAACAAGGCGAAGGCCGTCCTGGCGGCGGTCGCGACCGCGTCCACGCTCGCGAAACCGTCGATGCGACGATGA
- a CDS encoding VanZ family protein, translating into MTFALLVSVVVLFTPASGVPTALSGVDKLVHLALFTLLAVTARFAGTAAWAVLALLAAYAALSEVLQALLPIGRNGNVPDGLIDVAGVLLGVAAYAAVRRLAVARQV; encoded by the coding sequence GTGACGTTTGCGCTGCTGGTCAGCGTGGTTGTGCTGTTCACTCCCGCATCCGGGGTGCCGACTGCTCTTTCCGGTGTCGACAAGCTTGTCCATCTGGCCCTGTTCACCCTCCTGGCGGTGACCGCCAGGTTCGCCGGGACGGCGGCGTGGGCCGTACTCGCCCTGTTGGCGGCGTACGCGGCGCTCTCCGAGGTGCTGCAGGCGCTGCTGCCGATCGGCCGGAACGGGAACGTGCCCGACGGCCTGATCGACGTGGCGGGGGTGCTGCTGGGGGTCGCGGCCTACGCCGCCGTGCGTCGACTCGCCGTCGCGCGGCAGGTCTAG
- the trpA gene encoding tryptophan synthase subunit alpha — protein sequence MSVADVFARCRAEGRGALVGYLPAGYPTVDGSVELLTAMVEGGCDLLEVGIPYSDPVMDGPTIQAAAEGALQNGFRLRDVFSVVERATAAGGNCVVMTYFNPVLRYGVENFARDLAAAGGLGVITPDLIPDEAGEWFAASEKYGLERIFLVAPSSTEQRIASTAAASSGFVYATSIMGVTGARDTVAGAASEIVARTRPHTTLPIGVGLGVRNGDQAAEIAGFADGVIVGSAFVTAAEQGGPQAVRALAQELAAGVARAGLATQPA from the coding sequence GTGAGTGTCGCGGACGTCTTCGCCAGGTGCCGGGCCGAGGGCCGCGGCGCCCTGGTGGGCTACCTCCCCGCCGGCTACCCGACCGTCGACGGCTCCGTCGAGCTGCTCACCGCGATGGTCGAGGGCGGGTGCGACCTCCTCGAGGTCGGCATCCCGTACTCGGACCCGGTGATGGACGGCCCCACGATCCAGGCCGCCGCCGAAGGCGCGCTGCAGAACGGCTTCCGGCTCCGGGACGTGTTCTCGGTGGTCGAGCGGGCGACCGCGGCCGGCGGGAACTGCGTCGTCATGACGTACTTCAACCCGGTGCTGCGCTATGGCGTCGAGAACTTCGCCCGGGACCTCGCCGCGGCGGGCGGGCTCGGCGTGATCACCCCGGACCTGATCCCGGACGAGGCCGGCGAGTGGTTCGCGGCGTCGGAGAAGTACGGCCTGGAGCGGATCTTCCTGGTCGCGCCCTCGTCGACGGAGCAGCGGATCGCGTCCACCGCGGCCGCGAGCTCGGGCTTCGTCTACGCCACGTCGATCATGGGCGTGACGGGCGCGCGGGACACCGTGGCGGGAGCGGCCTCGGAGATCGTCGCCCGGACCCGTCCGCACACGACCCTGCCGATCGGCGTGGGGCTCGGGGTGCGCAACGGCGACCAGGCCGCGGAGATCGCCGGGTTCGCGGACGGTGTCATCGTCGGCTCCGCGTTCGTGACGGCCGCGGAGCAGGGCGGCCCGCAGGCCGTCCGCGCCCTCGCCCAGGAACTCGCGGCGGGCGTCGCCCGCGCAGGCCTGGCCACGCAACCCGCCTGA
- the trpC gene encoding indole-3-glycerol phosphate synthase TrpC: MLDSIVDGVREDLAVREAQIDFAGIKKLAAAAPPPRDVLAALREPGIGVIAEVKRRSPSKGALANIPDPAVLAKSYAENGARVISVLTEQRRFGGSLADLDAVRAVVDVPLLRKDFVVTPYQVHEARAHGADLVLLIVAALEQNVLDSLLDRVESLGMTALVEVHTEEEADRALEAGAKVIGVNSRNLHTLEVDRGLFGELAPGLPNDVLRIAESGVRGPSDLLTYAGWGADAVLVGEGLVTSGDPGAAVRGLVAAGFHPSCSRMVR; the protein is encoded by the coding sequence GTGCTCGACTCCATCGTGGACGGTGTCCGGGAGGACCTGGCCGTCCGCGAGGCGCAGATCGACTTCGCCGGGATCAAGAAGCTGGCCGCGGCCGCGCCGCCGCCGCGGGACGTGCTGGCCGCGCTGCGTGAGCCCGGCATCGGCGTGATCGCCGAGGTGAAGCGGCGCAGCCCGTCGAAGGGTGCGCTGGCGAACATCCCCGACCCGGCCGTGCTGGCCAAGTCCTACGCCGAGAACGGCGCGCGGGTGATCAGCGTGCTCACCGAGCAGCGCCGCTTCGGCGGCTCGCTCGCGGACCTCGACGCGGTGCGCGCCGTCGTCGACGTGCCGCTCCTGCGCAAGGACTTCGTCGTCACCCCGTACCAGGTGCACGAGGCCCGGGCGCACGGTGCGGACCTGGTGCTGCTGATCGTCGCGGCGCTGGAGCAGAACGTGCTGGACTCCCTGCTGGACCGGGTCGAGTCGCTCGGGATGACCGCGCTCGTCGAGGTGCACACCGAGGAGGAGGCGGACCGCGCGCTCGAGGCGGGGGCCAAGGTCATCGGGGTGAACTCGCGGAACCTGCACACCCTCGAGGTCGACCGGGGGCTGTTCGGCGAGCTCGCGCCGGGTCTGCCGAACGACGTCCTGCGGATCGCCGAGTCCGGTGTCCGGGGGCCCAGTGACCTGCTCACCTACGCCGGCTGGGGCGCGGACGCGGTGCTCGTCGGCGAGGGCCTGGTGACCAGCGGGGACCCGGGCGCGGCCGTGCGGGGGCTGGTGGCTGCGGGCTTCCACCCCTCGTGCTCCAGAATGGTGCGGTGA
- a CDS encoding DUF2461 domain-containing protein — protein MSGFSGFGDGAVEFYDGLEADNSKAYWTDQKAVYDEHVRGPMLALLAELEPEFGAGKVFRPYRDVRFSADKTPYKTHCGGYASPFYVQVGSDGLMAACGYYAMAPDQVARYRTAVDDERRGEALRRIVATAEKAGLEIGGEMLKTRPRGVDPEHPRLRLLRHKGLHVRRRWAPDDVLHEPGCVDRVREVWRAGRPLAEWLADHVGPSENPRR, from the coding sequence GTGAGCGGGTTCTCGGGCTTCGGGGACGGCGCCGTCGAGTTCTACGACGGGCTCGAGGCGGACAACTCGAAGGCGTACTGGACGGACCAGAAGGCCGTCTACGACGAGCACGTCCGCGGCCCGATGCTGGCGCTGCTCGCCGAGCTCGAACCGGAGTTCGGTGCGGGCAAGGTCTTCCGGCCGTACCGGGACGTGCGGTTCTCCGCGGACAAGACGCCCTACAAGACGCACTGCGGCGGGTACGCCTCGCCGTTCTACGTCCAGGTGGGCAGCGACGGCCTGATGGCCGCCTGCGGTTACTACGCGATGGCGCCCGACCAGGTGGCGCGCTACCGCACGGCCGTGGACGACGAGCGCCGCGGCGAGGCGCTGCGGAGGATCGTCGCGACGGCGGAGAAGGCCGGTCTCGAGATCGGCGGCGAGATGCTGAAGACCCGGCCCAGGGGCGTCGACCCGGAGCATCCCCGGCTGAGGCTGCTGCGGCACAAGGGCCTGCACGTCCGCCGTCGCTGGGCCCCCGACGACGTCCTGCACGAGCCCGGCTGCGTGGACCGGGTGCGCGAGGTCTGGCGGGCCGGGCGGCCGCTGGCGGAGTGGCTCGCGGACCACGTCGGCCCCAGCGAGAACCCGCGGCGATGA
- a CDS encoding Trp biosynthesis-associated membrane protein, producing the protein MSPPRPGGGRRLAVVCLGLLAGALALWGSTRLTWASAVVATARGPVPAEATGAGIAPSLTGVAVLAVAAVAASVAVSGIARRALGLIVVLAGGASAWVAFDSWLSPPDAATLRRLSGTASTEPVGNVVVAQNAAPWLGVLGGLLVLAAGLVLVVADRSLPRMGARYAAPGAEMSVVDPDRAAWDALDEGRDPTVDPGNVPGPADLDHPDATPDDGRGPGRGERRRAV; encoded by the coding sequence ATGAGCCCGCCCCGGCCCGGCGGCGGACGACGGCTCGCCGTCGTCTGCCTCGGGCTGCTCGCGGGCGCGCTGGCACTGTGGGGCTCCACCAGGCTGACCTGGGCCTCCGCCGTCGTGGCGACGGCGCGGGGGCCGGTCCCGGCCGAGGCGACGGGGGCCGGGATCGCACCGTCGCTGACCGGTGTCGCCGTGCTGGCGGTGGCCGCGGTGGCCGCGTCGGTGGCGGTGTCCGGGATCGCCCGCCGGGCTCTGGGGCTCATCGTCGTACTCGCCGGCGGGGCGTCGGCCTGGGTGGCATTCGACTCGTGGCTGAGCCCGCCGGATGCGGCGACCCTGCGCCGGCTCTCGGGCACGGCGTCGACGGAGCCCGTCGGGAACGTCGTGGTGGCGCAGAACGCGGCGCCGTGGCTCGGGGTGCTGGGCGGGCTCCTGGTGCTGGCCGCGGGCCTCGTGCTCGTGGTCGCGGACCGGAGCCTGCCGAGGATGGGCGCGAGGTACGCGGCGCCCGGCGCGGAGATGAGCGTCGTGGACCCGGACCGGGCGGCGTGGGACGCGCTCGACGAGGGCCGTGATCCGACCGTCGATCCGGGGAACGTGCCCGGCCCTGCGGATCTCGATCACCCGGACGCAACCCCGGACGACGGGCGGGGACCTGGACGTGGCGAACGGCGACGGGCTGTTTAG
- a CDS encoding TetR/AcrR family transcriptional regulator, whose amino-acid sequence MIRSVAAHPDAARMMREFVSGVILGRFVGTVAPDRPDERAALCATQILGLGMVRYVLRLEPLASADHPAVVAAIAPTIQRYLTGSLDG is encoded by the coding sequence ATGATCCGCAGCGTCGCCGCGCACCCGGACGCCGCGCGGATGATGCGAGAGTTCGTGTCGGGGGTGATCCTCGGCCGCTTCGTCGGCACGGTGGCCCCGGACCGGCCGGACGAGCGCGCGGCGCTCTGCGCGACCCAGATCCTCGGCCTCGGGATGGTCCGCTACGTCTTGCGGCTCGAACCGCTGGCCTCCGCCGACCACCCGGCGGTCGTCGCGGCGATCGCGCCGACGATCCAGCGCTACCTTACCGGATCCCTCGACGGGTGA
- a CDS encoding acyl-CoA thioesterase encodes MSSSDPQVGTEIGVDGTPRGQAVLDDLVRLLDLEVLEVNLFRGVSPAESPTNVFGGQVAGQALVAAGRTVPADRHVHSLHAYFIRHGDPSIPIVFEAERIRDGRSFSTRRVLAIQRGEAIFALSASFQVDQAGLEHTTPMPAGVPEPEMLPDLAERVLGGDKGGWLTMLPRSLDVRLVDEPVWTEGRVATDEPVRAWIKADGVLPDDRLLHLCLLTYVSDLTLLGSVVSRHDVSTTQVQMASLDHAMWFHQPFRADEWLLYECWSGAASGGRGLGMGRFYTRDGVLVASTVQEGLVRLPRA; translated from the coding sequence GTGAGCAGCAGCGATCCGCAGGTCGGGACGGAGATCGGGGTCGACGGGACGCCACGCGGGCAAGCGGTCCTGGACGACCTCGTACGCCTCCTGGACCTGGAGGTCCTCGAGGTCAACCTGTTCCGGGGCGTGAGCCCGGCCGAGTCGCCGACCAACGTGTTCGGCGGCCAGGTCGCGGGGCAGGCGCTGGTCGCCGCGGGCCGGACGGTCCCGGCGGACCGGCACGTCCACTCGTTGCACGCGTACTTCATCCGGCACGGTGACCCGAGCATCCCGATCGTCTTCGAGGCCGAACGGATTCGCGACGGCCGCTCCTTCAGCACCCGCCGGGTCCTGGCGATCCAGCGCGGGGAGGCGATCTTCGCGCTCTCGGCCTCGTTCCAGGTCGACCAGGCGGGGCTCGAGCACACCACGCCGATGCCCGCCGGTGTCCCCGAGCCGGAGATGCTGCCGGACCTCGCGGAACGGGTCCTGGGCGGCGACAAGGGTGGCTGGCTGACGATGCTGCCGCGCTCGCTGGACGTCCGGCTGGTCGACGAACCCGTGTGGACGGAGGGCCGGGTCGCCACCGACGAGCCGGTGCGGGCCTGGATCAAGGCGGACGGGGTGCTGCCGGACGACCGGTTGCTGCACCTGTGCCTGCTGACCTACGTCAGCGACCTCACGCTCCTGGGATCGGTGGTGTCCCGGCACGACGTCAGCACCACGCAGGTGCAGATGGCGAGCCTGGACCACGCCATGTGGTTCCACCAGCCCTTCCGCGCGGACGAATGGCTCCTCTACGAGTGCTGGTCGGGAGCGGCGTCCGGCGGGCGCGGCCTCGGGATGGGCCGCTTCTACACCCGCGACGGGGTCCTGGTGGCGAGCACGGTGCAGGAAGGTCTGGTCCGGCTGCCGCGCGCCTGA
- a CDS encoding CoA-binding protein, whose protein sequence is MSIVASSWENPSALARQRILRETRTVAVVGASPNPARASNFVATYLLASTDYEVWFVNPNATEILGRPVYPTLADLPAVPDMVDTFRRPEDLGGVLDEVLALDGVKTWWLQFGLWDEALAARAEAAGLAVVMDRCLKVEHARFHGGLHLAGFDTGVISARRREA, encoded by the coding sequence ATGAGCATCGTGGCGAGTTCCTGGGAGAACCCGTCCGCGCTCGCGCGGCAGCGGATCCTGCGCGAGACCCGGACCGTGGCCGTGGTCGGCGCGTCACCGAACCCGGCGCGGGCCAGCAACTTCGTCGCGACGTACCTGCTGGCCAGCACGGACTACGAGGTCTGGTTCGTGAACCCCAACGCGACGGAGATCCTCGGCAGGCCCGTGTACCCCACGCTCGCGGACCTGCCCGCCGTCCCGGACATGGTGGACACGTTCCGCCGCCCCGAGGACCTCGGGGGCGTGCTCGACGAGGTGCTCGCCCTGGACGGGGTGAAGACGTGGTGGCTGCAGTTCGGGCTGTGGGACGAGGCCCTGGCCGCGAGGGCGGAGGCCGCCGGGCTCGCCGTCGTCATGGACAGGTGCCTGAAGGTGGAGCACGCGCGTTTCCACGGCGGGCTGCACCTGGCCGGGTTCGACACCGGCGTGATCAGCGCGCGCAGGCGCGAGGCGTAG
- a CDS encoding DUF418 domain-containing protein: MTRKADPGATPAAARALAPDLARGGMLLLIALANAHVLLHGRPLGVRGYPAELDPVSAVVAASQLVLVDGRAYPLFAVLVGYGVTQLARRRLAGGAEPGDVTSLVRRRGRALLLIGLVHGLLLFPGDIIGAYGLTTVLLAGILVAGTVVSLLTTAVVGTVVATFVAFGSAATDGRGTSVLFSSGVRDPLTALVNRAIEWGLIGVLSQTLGVFGAVAFGAWAARLRILDEPGRHRALLARVAAGGLAAAVLGGLPLALAAAGLWTMGPAVRGLVHALHALTGYAGGLGYAALFGLLATRIRGAGGGPLGACGRRSLSCYLGQSVVFAALLPAWTLDLGARLSVWQVSVLAVGTWLLILVLAVVAERRGERGPAERLLRRLTYG, from the coding sequence ATGACCCGCAAGGCCGATCCCGGCGCCACCCCCGCCGCCGCGCGGGCTCTCGCACCGGACCTGGCCCGTGGCGGGATGCTGCTGCTCATCGCCCTGGCGAACGCCCACGTCCTGCTGCACGGGCGCCCGCTGGGCGTCCGCGGCTACCCCGCCGAGCTCGACCCCGTCTCCGCGGTCGTGGCGGCGTCGCAGCTCGTCCTGGTCGACGGCCGCGCCTATCCCCTGTTCGCGGTGCTGGTCGGCTACGGGGTGACCCAGCTCGCGCGCCGCCGGCTGGCCGGCGGCGCCGAACCAGGGGACGTCACCTCCCTCGTCCGCCGGCGGGGCCGCGCGTTGCTGCTGATCGGGCTGGTGCACGGCCTGCTCCTGTTCCCCGGGGACATCATCGGCGCCTACGGCCTGACGACCGTGCTGCTGGCCGGGATCCTGGTGGCGGGCACCGTGGTGTCCTTGCTCACGACAGCGGTGGTCGGCACGGTGGTCGCCACCTTCGTGGCCTTCGGCAGCGCCGCGACGGACGGCCGGGGCACGAGCGTGCTGTTCTCCTCGGGCGTCCGGGACCCGCTGACGGCGCTGGTGAACCGCGCGATCGAGTGGGGCCTGATCGGCGTGCTCTCCCAGACCCTCGGGGTCTTCGGCGCGGTGGCGTTCGGGGCGTGGGCGGCCCGCCTACGGATCCTCGACGAGCCGGGCCGCCACCGGGCGCTCTTGGCCCGGGTCGCGGCGGGCGGCCTCGCGGCGGCGGTCCTGGGCGGGCTGCCGCTGGCGCTCGCGGCGGCCGGGCTCTGGACCATGGGCCCCGCCGTCCGCGGGCTGGTGCACGCCCTGCACGCGCTCACCGGCTACGCGGGCGGGCTCGGGTACGCGGCGCTGTTCGGCCTGCTCGCGACCCGCATCAGAGGCGCAGGGGGCGGGCCGCTCGGGGCGTGCGGGCGGCGCTCGCTGTCCTGCTACCTCGGCCAGTCCGTCGTGTTCGCCGCGCTGCTGCCCGCCTGGACGCTGGACCTCGGCGCCCGGCTGAGCGTGTGGCAGGTTTCCGTGCTGGCGGTCGGCACATGGTTGCTGATCCTGGTGCTCGCCGTCGTCGCGGAACGGCGCGGGGAACGGGGCCCCGCGGAGCGCCTCCTGCGGCGGCTCACCTACGGCTGA
- a CDS encoding TetR/AcrR family transcriptional regulator: MSASRPSPPDPADAAPPGRRRGRRAGGADTREALLAAARSEFAERGYEGATVRRIADRAGVDAAMVNHWFGGKDALFTASLDLPVDPEAIMAQVLPGDPEQIGERIVAMFLQVWDGAGAARWSR, from the coding sequence GTGTCCGCATCCCGTCCTTCCCCTCCGGATCCCGCCGACGCCGCACCCCCCGGTCGGCGTCGCGGGAGGCGGGCCGGCGGGGCGGACACCCGCGAGGCCCTGCTGGCCGCGGCCCGGTCGGAGTTCGCCGAGCGCGGCTACGAGGGCGCGACGGTCCGGCGCATCGCGGACCGCGCGGGCGTCGACGCGGCCATGGTCAACCACTGGTTCGGCGGCAAGGACGCCCTCTTCACCGCCTCACTGGACCTTCCGGTGGACCCCGAGGCGATCATGGCGCAGGTCCTGCCGGGGGATCCGGAGCAGATCGGCGAGCGGATCGTGGCGATGTTCCTGCAGGTCTGGGACGGAGCGGGGGCGGCCCGCTGGTCGCGATGA
- a CDS encoding O-acetylhomoserine aminocarboxypropyltransferase/cysteine synthase family protein: MTEQDRAWGFRTRAVHAGSVPDSAVGARAVPIYQSTSFVFEDTNDAASLFALQKYGLIYSRIANPTVSVLEERLASLEGGIGAVATASGQAAEFLTFACLAGAGDHAVAASGLYGGTITQLDVTLRRFGVDTVFVGGGDPADYAKAITDKTRFVFTEVVSNPGGEVADIAGLAEVAHAAGVPLIVDATLATPYLCRPMEHGADIVIHSATKFLGGHGTTLGGVVIESGRFDWGNGRFPSMTEPVPSYGGLTWWGNFQELGFLTKLRAEQLRDVGATLSAHSAFLLIQGVETLPFRMDAHVANAQVVAEWLQADPRVEYVRYAGLPDHPHHERAKRYLPKGPGAVFAFGVKGGRAAGARFIESVQLCSHLANVGDARTLVLHPGSTTHQQLTAAQLEDAGVPEDLIRISVGIEDPEDILWDLDQALAAAVKEA, translated from the coding sequence ATGACGGAGCAGGATCGCGCCTGGGGGTTCCGGACCCGGGCGGTGCATGCGGGGTCGGTGCCGGACTCGGCCGTCGGAGCGCGGGCGGTGCCGATCTACCAGTCCACGAGCTTCGTCTTCGAGGACACGAACGACGCCGCCAGCCTCTTCGCGCTGCAGAAGTACGGGCTGATCTACAGCCGGATCGCGAACCCCACGGTCTCGGTGCTCGAGGAGCGGCTGGCCAGCCTGGAGGGCGGGATCGGCGCGGTCGCGACGGCCAGCGGCCAGGCCGCGGAGTTCCTCACTTTCGCGTGCCTCGCGGGAGCGGGGGACCACGCGGTCGCGGCGTCCGGGCTCTACGGCGGCACCATCACCCAGCTCGACGTGACGCTGCGCCGCTTCGGCGTGGACACCGTGTTCGTCGGCGGGGGAGACCCCGCGGACTACGCGAAGGCGATCACGGACAAGACCAGGTTCGTGTTCACCGAGGTCGTCTCCAACCCGGGCGGCGAGGTCGCGGACATCGCCGGGCTCGCCGAGGTCGCGCACGCCGCGGGCGTCCCGCTGATCGTCGACGCGACGCTGGCGACCCCGTACCTGTGCCGGCCGATGGAACACGGCGCGGACATCGTGATCCATTCCGCGACGAAGTTCCTCGGCGGGCACGGCACCACGCTCGGCGGGGTCGTGATCGAGTCCGGCCGGTTCGACTGGGGCAACGGGCGCTTCCCCTCGATGACCGAGCCCGTCCCGTCCTACGGCGGTCTGACGTGGTGGGGGAACTTCCAGGAGCTCGGCTTCCTGACCAAGCTGCGGGCCGAGCAGCTCCGTGACGTCGGGGCCACCCTGTCCGCGCACTCGGCGTTCCTGCTGATCCAGGGCGTGGAGACGCTGCCGTTCCGGATGGACGCGCACGTGGCGAACGCCCAGGTCGTCGCCGAGTGGCTCCAGGCGGACCCGCGCGTGGAGTACGTGCGCTACGCCGGGCTGCCGGACCACCCGCACCACGAGCGCGCGAAGCGGTACCTGCCGAAGGGCCCGGGCGCCGTCTTCGCGTTCGGGGTGAAGGGCGGCCGGGCCGCGGGCGCGAGGTTCATCGAGTCCGTGCAGCTCTGCAGCCACCTCGCCAACGTCGGCGACGCCCGCACGCTCGTCCTGCACCCGGGCTCGACGACGCACCAGCAGCTCACCGCCGCCCAGCTCGAGGACGCGGGCGTCCCGGAGGACCTGATCCGGATCAGCGTGGGCATCGAGGATCCGGAGGACATCCTCTGGGACCTGGACCAGGCGCTGGCCGCCGCGGTGAAGGAGGCCTGA